The nucleotide window TGTTTGTTTGGGGGCATTTTCAGTTCCAGTAGATATActttatagtgtatatgttCGCAATGTCGATACTGGTacgttttgtttttattatacatcCTGTCTTTACCTCCACAGTGACTGCATCTGCAAAAGTCTCTTTCTCTGCTTCATGGCATTCATCAACTTCGTGCTTAATCTTCTTAATCGCCTGGATGAGCTTCTCCTGCAGGCGAAGCAGTATTTAACCACTAGTGCTTATTTAAAGTGGATAACAAAATGATCATCAATGTTCTTGTAAATTATAACCTTATCATTAATCATACACTGGTGATATGCTGTTGCCCTTCTAGGCACACTTTTAATAGAAACCCAGGTCAAAATGTGCATTGGTCTAAGCATACATCTCATCTTTCACCTCGAGGTGACACTTCAAAAGTTCTCTCTTACCTTCTGGTCATTGAGAAGAGACTTGCTGTAGTTGTTGTTCGTGTCCTTCATGTGATTCGTGTACATTCCAGATTCCTTGTCAGAGGCGAGCGAGAGGATGATGAACCTTCAGGATGTTacagaagagaaagaggacTTGgtcaaaaagtgtgtgtgtgtgtgtgtgtgtgtgtgtgtgtgtgtgtgtgtgtgagagagagagagagagagagagagagaataaaagcaAAGGACAAAgactgtgagtgtgagagtagtATTTCGGCAGGGGGGGGGGATTGGGCCAGAAGTGTAACAAGACTGAGAGCATATGTTACATACATGCAGCACACGAACCCACATTGACACTCTAATGTCCCAGTCCATCATCATGCTCAGATTTAAATGGTAAAAGGCGAAAACAAGGGGATTAGGTTTATATCTgtcacacagcacaacacatgcTCATATGGCCATGAGAGAAGGGCTTTCTATTTTTGTCTCTGCAACAAGAGACGACGTCAGAGAGGACAATGTCTCTgaagcttttgtgtgtgtgtgtgtgtgtgtgtgtgtgtgtgtgtgtgtgttaacaagTGAAAACAGGGGAACATTATGCGGCACAATTAGGATCCTGTGTGATTAAAATTGTGAATATTTCCGTAAATGGAGCGATTTAACCCTTACAGAGCGATTTAGCGTTCTGCTGAGGACTGACGGAGGCATTTTTTGGCACCATTAGAAATCATGTCAATCAAAAGGTCAGCTTGTCAGTCCTTGTTTTACCAACTCACATTCCCAGCCCCGACCATACAatctccacacacaccccttGTCCCATAGCCATCACTTTATAACTCCTCTCTAGCCTCCTCCCTTTTCTCTTCTTACAGCTCCTACATCGACATCCTGTCAAAGTCCTGTCAGTGTGCATAAATATAACTTATCCGTACAGATGTATTATTCATCTAATCTTGCTCTTTATCTCTACGGACTATTCTGAGTCAGACTTGGGTATGAGCTTAGAAACTCACTCTTGCAATGGCTTTTACAGGCTAAACTTTCCAGAACATTCTATGGTAAAATATCAGTGTTTATTGACTCATGCACTCATCGAAGCATGCGTTACTCTGCATTCATGGATAAAAGTGCatctatatttaataaaaaaatgttaataatattgttttcctttaatggattttaattctttatatatatatatatatatatatatatatatatatatatatatatatatatatatatatatatatatacacaatgagGTAAATACACGTCacaaatttaattcaaattttacaaaaaaatttaattgtccAAATGTAAATTCAACAAAAGTGCCTCTTCCGGCGCATGATTACAACGTATGCGGAAGTAAACACATCGCGTTTGTCCGTTTTGAGTTCTTCATGTGCGGTCATACATTTCAACTGGGTTTACTTCTTGTACGTCTGTAATTCAGGTTGGCATCTTGTCTTTATTTTCGGTcattgcaaatgtatttaaagtaaaaaaaaatgtaataaaataataatttagcgATCTGgataattcaataaaattttatttgtatatcgcatttaacaatggatattgtcccaaagcagctttatagagattaaagaggttatgaagttggaatgtataagtCTAgtgctaataaatgtatccctaattagtgagccagtggtgactgtggcaaaaaaagcctcctgagatggtatgaggaagaaaccttgataggaaccagactcctcatctgggtggcaccgaaagtccattcattacagttccattattATTGGGTTTTACTGGTCAGTGATGGatccttaaatgcagaactgtagTCCTAAGATGTTACAACAGTCTGTTTATTTggattacagtccaaatccatgctCAAAGTTCTTGAGCTGCTTAgcaacttcatggatctttagactgttcatgTGGATCCATCCTCAGCTGCATAGCTGTGGAGAGAGAAGGTGGCCATATTGTTGCATGAAAGTTAAAGACAGTAATTGTTTGTTAAGAAATTCGTTAGTGAGACGTAAACATGGTTTGCAGCAGATCCTGCGTCCTCACCCGTGTTCTTGATTGCGAGCGAGAGAAACAAGACTTCTACATCCTCTACATATACATTGTATTTGTATAATAGGTGTGAGCATCTACATTCCACTAAACCCTGATGTCCTGTTCCTCTGCAGACATGAACGGCCAAGCCGAGTTAGATGTGGATTACAAGCGGAAGTACAAAAACCTGAAGCGGAAATTAAAGTTTTTGGTGTATGTAAGTAACCGcagttttacttttcttttgctttactGGGGGTGTGATGGAGGATGTGACTTTGTCTGGTTTCATTTTAGGAGCAAGAATGCTTTCAAGAGGAgctcaggagagcacagagaaAACTCTTGAAGGTCTCCAGAGATAAAAGGTGATACATTTTTCCCCTTaatgtaatacacacactgccTGGCTACACGGTTTTCATATTAATGGAGCTACACAGTGCATCAGTTAAAACATTAATCATTGCAATCTCCATAGTCTCTGATGTATTCGCATATTTGAAGCCCCCTTCTCCAGTCactgtgtgtacgtgtgtagttgtgtatacACTGGAAACTAATGGCTCTCATCTTATGTGTCTCAATGTGCATCAGTTTCCTCCTGGACAGATTGTTACAGTACGAGCGTGTGGATGAAGACTCATCAGGTAAGTCTTTACTTCATCACCATTGTTTCTTCATTCCTTTCCTAAATGACCAGAAGAGTCTCACGTGTGCAGCCTATAAAAGTCCCTGAATGTGGCATACACATACTTTGGTCAACCCGGAGTGATTCTTCTGGCCTGGTGGTTTTTCACTTAGTCACAGAACCACAGTTATGCACTCAGCCTTCTGGAGCGTCTAGAGACCGCAGTTCCTGCAGCAGTGCTTAGTCTAAGTGCTGAAATCTCTTTTCTGTGGAAAGATAATTGCTTGATGCTTCTTTTTGGTCATTTTGAGTTTGATAGTCGCTGGTGTGTGATGATCATGAACTCATATGAACTCAATTTATAAAACTTGAATGATTATCACACTCAAAATGCTCTGGTGTATATGTactcatttatatatacaccgatcaggcataacattgacattataacattgagaggtgaagtgaataataaCTGATTGTCGCTTCATTATGTCATCTGTTAGTgttactatctatctatctatctatctatctatctatctatctatctatctatctatctatctatctatctatctatatatctatatatatatatatatatatatatatatatgtatgtgggaaaacaaaaatccaaatctacatggccctgtgtgaaagtgtttgctcccctgttaaaactgtggtttaagGGGGGCAAACACCTTTTCAccccactgtatataattgCACCGTGTGTAAATTTGTTGCTTTCAAAAGGGCAAAATGcacaatatataatatctatagACATGATCCACAGAACGTTCTTGACCTGGTAGCTATTCTTCCATGACCTGGTACTAGTTTGCATTCCAGTGCTTGGGGACCTGATCTAGAGCATTCCGGATGCTggtcctctcctctcctctcgaTGGAGCTAAGGAGGTGAACCCATCAGTGCAGAGCTCAGTGGCTCAAGGAATTGGCTTTATTTTGCCACAGTAACGTTTTCACGCTCTACTTTCACCGTTTTCCTcatgcacacgcgcacacacaatGCTTTTCTCCACGCCCTTCTCTCTCAGGCTTCCGTTTCTCTGTTCTTTATCCTCTGCCGCTCACTACTAACACTTGTTACTCGCACAGGTGTGTGGTCCTTACCCCTCGTTTACtccggctccaccctccattcacaaaccagcgCTTGCTCACACCCCTAGTttaactgcctttttttttttttttttttttgcttcagagTCAGTGTTCAGTTTGCTTCACTTCCTGCTGCACTTTCACATTGTCAGCTTGTGCGCCTTTTGAAGACTTATGCTGCAATTAGGGCAATATCAATATTGTTGCAATTAGAGGAATATCTACTGTGCAGCAATTAGAAGGCTGTCTAAGTGCTTGTCCAGGATCAGCATCGCTAATGTGTGATGACTTCCGCTGGTCCGATGAAACTTTACAGAACAAACAAATTACGTTGTATACTGCAAatacagcactttttttttttttacaaaaggttGTAAGTTTAACAAATTCAATAgtcatttttaacaatttataaacCTCGACTCAGGTCAAAATATGAATGCTAATGTGGACTGAGGTACACGACAATCCACTCTATTATTGTGTATTATGATGTCATTATTTGATTACTACAAAACCACTAAACACTGCGGTCATGTTCCAGACTCGGACGCAACAGCCTCATCAGACAGCGAGGGAGAGGCTccgagagaaagagaacgagaACCAGGAAAGAAGTGAGTCCATCCTGTGTTCTGATGGGTATTGACTTTTGTCAGTACTTTTgctttctgctctttttttattattattattataattttttttttttatattattacctTTCCATTCGTACAGATAATGTGAAGTGAAGTTAAAGGGGGGAAGCTTTtgatctattttatttattgattaatttttgttttaattttattataaagagGTTGAAGGCTGTTGTTGTGGCAAAGtgttaaaatgtttctttttgattttttttttcaacaatcaATGTAGTGCAATATCAGTAATTTTTATTGCTAATATATGAGAATGTTTGAATCATCTGTGCAAAACtggaaaaattgcaaaaaaactGCATTCATAGCcatcatgattctgtaatgtaaATCACTGTCACACAGTTCGCCATCATCCACAATTGCAGTTAAAAGCTCTTATCATGCAAAGCAGAAGatatgcgtgaacatgatccttCTTCTCTGGGGTAAAGTTTCAAATGTActaaggcaaagtggaaaactgttctgtggtgaGACAATTCGAAATTcgaatttattttttggaaaccatggacactgTGCACTGGACTAAAGAAGAGAGGGactatctggcttgttatcagcgctcagttcaaaaagccaCAGCCCTGATGGTATTGGAGTGCATTCGTGCCCGTTGAATAGGCAGCttacacatttggaaaggctccatcataCATGAGAAAACATCTTTTTCATTGAAGGCCTTGAACAAGAGCATGCATACTGCATATAGCATGATGTAGTAGGAGAACGATGCTGaactgcctgcagtctagaccttccACCAttggaaaacatttggtgcattatgaatagaatagaaagtggatttataagatttgcataagatttataattgttttctgtttttatttacattttacaaagtgtCCCAACgtttttggaattagggttttagggtttttttagaGGCCAATATACGAGTCTGTTTCTGTCTAACCTCAGCTTTAATATGTGTACACTACAGAAGGAGAAGTCCTGCAGGTCCATCTCTTGCTTCGTCCTCGTCCCCGCagctctctctcctctcacggCCCGGAGCGAACGCTCTCCAGGCTTCGGCACCCGCGCAGTACCTCAACGCGGTAAGGCGCCCATAGAGCGCAGCCCACATCACTAACCTCATCCCATTTCAGTGTATTGCTTTAAGTTccttttgacatttttaattcattcattcttttctttctcttttctgttgTGTCCTGTCACATCATCTGCTTATTTTTGGACCCATTGTCTTATGGGGTGGGGACTGTGCGTGCGGACatggccgtgtgtgtgtgtgtgtgtgtgtgtgtgtgtgtgtgtgtgtgtgtgtgtgtgtgtgtgtgtgtgtgtgcgcgcggtGAGCAGTTACCCTTCCCTCCTGACTATTTGGCTCCCTCTGCTGAGCGaatgaggaaagagagaaaaccaAAACCAcccaaacagagaaaagagtctgCAGgaaaggtgagagagagagagagataccgagggggaaaaaagaaacaggaagtcTGAAACGGCTTCCACTGTTTTCTGTCTCGTCAATTAAACACCCAATATTTCTATATGTGCTGGGTTAAAGGCGGAAATAAATTTACAAACTCATTAAATTTTAGAAGGTTGTGTAAACGATGGTGTATTTTTACGTTGTtgagaaatgctttttttttttttttttttttaatatacataagATAGTAAAAAGAATTGCATGTTGATGACCTATCTTTAAATAAGTTTTTAAGTACAAAGTGCATTTTTGAGGATTTGcatcattgaaaataaaacaattgcattcatttattataaaaggCCAAAGCCTGTACTTACAAGTGACGgtatatcaaatatttattgtagGGTTTAATTTGCTGATTTTCTGGAAGTAATACAAAACCATATAAAATCCATTTATAATAGTCaataacatttttctaaaaaaaaaaaaaaaacaagaaggaaaAGACTTTTTTACCACGTATAccatatagacaaaaatatagGGACACCGTATTTGATGGACCACAGGGTTACACTCAGTTTTAAAAGGTGTTTTTGGATGTGATTTTAactggcctgctgtagagctctgacctcaaaatTGGACagccgactgcaccccaggcctccatcATCATttactgactttacttacacccttgtggctgattgaggAATCTCCACGAGCACACTTGtgtccagaagagtggaggttataatagcagcaaatggggactaaatgtagaatgggatgttcaaaaagcacatataccAATCTAATGGTGAGGTGTCCGCAAACCTTTGTTTTTATAGCGTGTATAAACGTATTACAACAAtaagaataattattattaataaatataataatgtaggTTACCTGATGAACacaacatcctgttccacatgtTCTAATTGCTGTTCTGTCCAAAATAGTTGTCGATGGAAATTTCCATCCAGATGCAGTCATTTTTGAGCGTGACCCGAGAGAGGACGGAGCATTGCATCTTGTTAATGCTATATATAAACAGCGTGGATGAAATCCCCGAAGAGCAACGCGAAGGTCCATTAGTGCATTAGAGCGAGGATGTGGGTGTgaggggggagaaaaaaacaggatgaaGCAGATCCAGAAGCGAAGTCAATGCCTCTGTGGCATTTATTCGAGCGGATTCTTACATTACTGTCCTAAATCTATCAGATGGAGAAAATTGTATAATAACGAATATTTCACATTCATTAGAGTTGAAATCCCAGCGTGTGATCACTAACATGACTGACTCATTATGCGAATAATTCTTTCAcatcgttgttgttgttgttgttgttttttcttttctcaggtGGTATCTCCGTTAGGATCGAACTACCCAGCAGGCGGTGCGGCGGGCGCGGGTTCGTCCGGGCCTTTCAGCTGGGTGCCGCGGCAGATGCTGAGCGGAGACGCCGCCGAGGAGGAAGGAGAGAGCGAGGGAGAAAGTGACGGAGGAGacgaggagagaggagagggagaggaagcAGAACTGGTCATTGACATTCCTAACGAGTGAAGAGACGTCAAAAGACTCTAGCGTGAATACGGCGAGGGGGAACGCCAGTTATCCAGCTGCGGATGGTGCTTTGGAGAATTCTCTCTTCTCCACcacctggtttttttttttgtgtgtttgttttacatgtAAAATAGCAACTCGACTCACAATTCAAGCTGCAGTACACATAGGATGTGATTTTAATTTGTGTGAAGGAAAAGCACCCGGTGGACCTCCTAGAAAGGAGTTTGTAGTAGTTGAATCGGAGGGTAATTTCGATGCTCGGATACAGCGGATGCATCCATCGTTCCTGAAAATGTTGATCAGGACGAATCAGGACAGAGTTTCATAAACTCGAAGTCGCTTGTAATGTACACGGCTGTAGATGTTTGGAAAGAGGCACATCTGTAAGTACAGATTCAGGATCAGGTCCATCAGGACCCTgtatgtggccaaaagtattgggacggtAGCgtaacattttcctttcacttaaactaggagacccagagcacttccagcatgataatgctcctgtgcacaaagtcaactCCATGCGTTTACATGGACTGGAGTGGacgattttgagtggcctgttataaaGATATGAACACAaacctgttgaacacctttgggataaattatataattcGACATCCAGCaattgtggtggtgttttttttttttttttttttttttttttttgagttggAGGAAAAATTTATTAAAGTGAATGAATTGTAAACTGATTTCTTTGGTTAAAACAATGaccttttttgtgtgtatgaacTCCCTCACCACCATCAGCACCCCAAAAACTGAACCGTTATACAAGGTCTTAAAAGTTCAGTACTTTTTTAAGTACAGGCTGTGGTCAGAAGCTGTTTAAGTGGAAATATGAGGTGCAGAGGAGAGTATGAGACTATTCTTGAGAGCTCTCTTGTGCACCTGGTAAAAATAGGGGCTTTTAAAACCCACAAGATTCAGCTTGTTATATAATTAATGCAATAGCACCTTTTTGTGCAGCCAAAAAACCCCAGATGTCTCAGGCTGCTTTTAATGGTACATATTTAACATTCTGGCACAAATTCAGTCTCTAACATCAATTTATTGTCTTTCTttgtttatatcatttattggattattatatacagtgttgtgaaagtgtgttcctgatttcttattttttttaatgtatcagatcatcaaactaatttaaatattagtaaaagataacaagtgTACACaacatttagtttttaaatgaactatttattttaatccaaaactacttggccctgtgtgaaaaagtgtttgccccctaaacctaataactggctGGGCCGCCCTTAACAGCagcaactgcaatcaagcatttgcgGTAATTTGCAGTGAGTGTTGGAATTTTGGTTCACTCATCTAttcagaattgttgtaattcagccacattggagggttttccagcatgaaccgcctttttaaggtcatgccacagcatctcaattcaggtcaggactttgactagaccactccaaagtcttcattcggtttttcttcagccattcagaggtggacttactggtgtgttttggatgattgtcctgctgcagaacccaagttcacttcagcttgaggtcacgagtAGATGGCTGttcattctccttcaggatttttggtaaacagcagagttcatggtttcatttatcacagcaagtcttccaggtcctgaagcagcaaaacagccccagaccatcacactaccaccaccatattttactgttggtatgatgttctttttcctgaaatgcggtgttacttttatgacagacgtaatgggacacacaccttccaaaaggTTCAATTTTTGTCTTATCAGTCCATAGAGtgttttcccaaaagtcttggggatcatcaagatgttttctggcaagacgagcctttatgttctttttgctcagcagcggttttcatcttggaactctgccatgcagataATTtctg belongs to Silurus meridionalis isolate SWU-2019-XX chromosome 4, ASM1480568v1, whole genome shotgun sequence and includes:
- the ino80e gene encoding INO80 complex subunit E isoform X1; amino-acid sequence: MSCSSADMNGQAELDVDYKRKYKNLKRKLKFLVYEQECFQEELRRAQRKLLKVSRDKSFLLDRLLQYERVDEDSSDSDATASSDSEGEAPREREREPGKKRRSPAGPSLASSSSPQLSLLSRPGANALQASAPAQYLNALPFPPDYLAPSAERMRKERKPKPPKQRKESAGKVVSPLGSNYPAGGAAGAGSSGPFSWVPRQMLSGDAAEEEGESEGESDGGDEERGEGEEAELVIDIPNE
- the ino80e gene encoding INO80 complex subunit E isoform X3, whose product is MSCSSADMNGQAELDVDYKRKYKNLKRKLKFLVYEQECFQEELRRAQRKLLKVSRDKSFLLDRLLQYERVDEDSSDSDATASSDSEGEAPREREREPGKKRRSPAGPSLASSSSPQLSLLSRPGANALQASAPAQYLNAVVSPLGSNYPAGGAAGAGSSGPFSWVPRQMLSGDAAEEEGESEGESDGGDEERGEGEEAELVIDIPNE
- the ino80e gene encoding INO80 complex subunit E isoform X2, with protein sequence MNGQAELDVDYKRKYKNLKRKLKFLVYEQECFQEELRRAQRKLLKVSRDKSFLLDRLLQYERVDEDSSDSDATASSDSEGEAPREREREPGKKRRSPAGPSLASSSSPQLSLLSRPGANALQASAPAQYLNALPFPPDYLAPSAERMRKERKPKPPKQRKESAGKVVSPLGSNYPAGGAAGAGSSGPFSWVPRQMLSGDAAEEEGESEGESDGGDEERGEGEEAELVIDIPNE